A stretch of the Gammaproteobacteria bacterium genome encodes the following:
- the ruvB gene encoding Holliday junction branch migration DNA helicase RuvB, giving the protein MNERIIAAQGSAEDEALDRAIRPRSLADYVGQPAVREQMEIFIGAAKKRGEALDHVLIFGPPGLGKTTLAHIIAHELGVNLRQTSGPVLERPGDLAALLTNLEPRDVLFVDEIHRLSAVVEEVLYPALEDYKLDIMIGEGPAARSIKLELPPFTLVGATTRAGLLTSPLRDRFGIVQRLEFYSLEDLTHIVTRSARILALKIDAEGASEIASRSRGTPRIANRLLRRVRDYAEVKADGRISAEVAKKAMDLLDVDQNGFDMLDRKLLLAVIEKFDGGPVGVDSLAAAIGEERGTIEDVLEPFLIQQGFLMRTARGRMATKTAYQHFGFNPPRREPAADLFDDKG; this is encoded by the coding sequence ATGAACGAACGCATCATCGCCGCCCAGGGCAGCGCCGAAGACGAGGCACTGGACCGCGCCATCCGCCCGCGCTCGCTCGCCGACTACGTCGGCCAGCCGGCGGTGCGCGAGCAGATGGAGATCTTCATCGGTGCCGCCAAGAAGCGCGGTGAGGCGTTGGATCACGTGCTGATCTTCGGCCCACCGGGCCTCGGCAAGACCACGCTCGCCCACATCATCGCCCACGAGCTCGGGGTGAACCTGCGCCAGACCTCCGGCCCCGTGCTGGAGCGCCCGGGCGACCTCGCGGCGCTGCTCACCAACCTCGAGCCCCGCGACGTGCTGTTCGTGGACGAGATCCATCGCCTCTCGGCGGTGGTGGAGGAGGTGCTGTACCCGGCACTCGAGGACTACAAGCTCGACATCATGATCGGCGAGGGTCCCGCGGCGCGCTCCATCAAGCTGGAGCTGCCGCCGTTCACGCTGGTAGGTGCCACCACCCGGGCGGGGCTCCTGACCTCGCCGCTGCGGGACCGCTTCGGCATCGTGCAGCGCCTGGAGTTCTACAGCCTCGAGGACCTCACCCACATCGTGACCCGCTCGGCGCGCATCCTGGCGCTCAAGATCGACGCCGAGGGCGCCAGCGAGATCGCCTCGCGCTCGCGCGGCACGCCGCGCATCGCCAACCGCCTGCTGCGCCGGGTGCGCGACTACGCCGAGGTGAAGGCGGACGGCCGCATCAGCGCCGAGGTGGCGAAGAAGGCCATGGACCTCCTGGACGTGGACCAGAACGGCTTCGACATGCTGGACCGCAAGCTCCTGCTCGCCGTGATCGAGAAGTTCGACGGCGGGCCGGTGGGAGTGGACAGCCTGGCGGCCGCCATCGGCGAGGAGCGCGGAACCATCGAGGACGTGCTGGAGCCGTTCCTGATCCAGCAGGGCTTCCTGATGCGCACCGCCCGTGGCCGCATGGCCACCAAGACCGCTTACCAGCACTTCGGCTTCAATCCGCCGCGGCGCGAGCCGGCGGCGGACCTGTTCGACGACAAGGGCTAG
- a CDS encoding YfaZ family outer membrane protein has protein sequence MRLHRAGLFLVLATAAFAAQGANLDFNLASNAVAVDFTTNLTDSGLEAGLGYLHHTDKVDVLDASLDLSGNASPVGSPLIFGVGGKFFFISPKQPGLDNGEALGIGAHFRYTWPTFNRFAIGGELYYAPSIVSFQSVDRYMQARVTGNYQILRTADVYVGYRYVQAAFNGSNNITLDSSIIVGMSLTF, from the coding sequence ATGAGGCTTCACCGTGCCGGCCTGTTCCTGGTCCTCGCCACCGCGGCCTTCGCCGCCCAGGGCGCCAACCTCGACTTCAACCTGGCCAGCAATGCCGTGGCCGTGGACTTCACCACCAACCTGACCGATTCCGGCCTCGAGGCCGGCCTCGGCTACCTGCACCATACCGACAAGGTGGACGTGCTGGACGCGAGCCTGGACCTCTCCGGCAACGCCAGCCCGGTGGGCTCGCCGCTGATCTTCGGCGTGGGGGGCAAGTTCTTCTTCATCAGCCCCAAGCAACCCGGCCTCGACAACGGCGAGGCGCTGGGCATCGGCGCCCACTTCCGCTACACCTGGCCCACCTTCAACCGCTTCGCTATCGGCGGCGAGCTGTACTACGCCCCCAGCATCGTCTCGTTCCAGAGCGTGGACCGCTACATGCAGGCGCGGGTGACCGGCAACTACCAGATCCTGCGCACCGCCGACGTGTACGTGGGCTACCGCTACGTGCAGGCCGCCTTCAACGGCAGCAACAACATCACGCTCGACAGCTCCATCATCGTGGGCATGTCTCTCACCTTCTGA
- a CDS encoding YebC/PmpR family DNA-binding transcriptional regulator — MAGHSKWANIQHRKGVQDAKRGKLFTRLIREITTAAKRGDPDPANNPRLRLAIDRALTANMTRDTIERAVKRGAGGEEGAAIEDIRYEGYGPGGVAIIVDCMSDNRTRTVAEVRHAFTKHGGNLGADGSVSYLFNKCGVLAFPESIGEDKVMEAALEAGAEDVVNDGGIEVLTDPDDFLKVKDSMEKAGLKPESAEITLRASTSVTVAGEAAESVMELLEALENLDDVQTVYSNADFPDEVLRTLAG, encoded by the coding sequence ATGGCCGGGCACAGCAAATGGGCCAACATCCAGCACCGCAAGGGCGTCCAGGACGCCAAGCGCGGCAAGCTGTTCACACGCTTGATCCGTGAGATCACCACCGCGGCCAAGCGTGGCGACCCGGACCCGGCCAACAACCCGCGGCTGCGCCTCGCCATCGACCGGGCGCTTACCGCCAACATGACCCGGGACACCATCGAGCGCGCAGTGAAGCGCGGGGCCGGCGGCGAGGAAGGCGCGGCAATCGAGGACATACGCTACGAGGGCTACGGCCCCGGCGGTGTCGCCATCATCGTGGACTGCATGTCCGACAACCGCACCCGTACCGTGGCCGAGGTGCGCCACGCCTTCACCAAGCACGGCGGCAACCTGGGCGCGGACGGCTCCGTGAGCTACCTGTTCAACAAGTGCGGCGTGCTGGCTTTCCCCGAGAGCATCGGGGAGGACAAGGTCATGGAAGCCGCGCTCGAGGCAGGCGCCGAGGACGTGGTGAACGACGGCGGCATCGAGGTGCTGACCGATCCGGACGACTTCCTCAAGGTGAAGGATTCCATGGAGAAGGCGGGGCTCAAGCCCGAGTCCGCCGAGATCACGCTGCGTGCGTCCACCTCCGTGACCGTGGCCGGCGAGGCCGCCGAGTCCGTGATGGAACTCCTAGAGGCGCTCGAGAACCTGGACGACGTACAGACCGTCTATTCCAACGCCGATTTTCCCGACGAGGTCCTGCGGACCTTGGCCGGATGA
- the tolB gene encoding Tol-Pal system beta propeller repeat protein TolB, with the protein MRAAFLTSLALVLLALPMVAPQATLEIEITSGVNAAVPVAVVPFGFDGQGQPPVDMADVIGADLTRSGRFRAIDPKDMLSKPTQASAINFADWQVIKVNNLVIGRIKAVGGGYSVEYQVFNVYTHQQIMGYSVATSAARLRYTAHFISDSIYQKLTGQRGAFTTRIAYVEVGAGERYSLIVADADGYNAQPVVPDARQPLISPTWSPDGSRIAYVSFEDIQPAIYLQTLATGQRTLISKQTGVNSAPAFSPDGKSLALVLSTTPGNLDVYVMDLATRKMKRITTSDAADTEPAWAPDGSNLYFTSDRGGGPQIYKVGAQGGDAQRITFDGGYNANPHVSPDGKSLVMVHRVEGHLRIAVMDLASGTLQTLTDGDLDKSPSFAPNGSMIIFEADYNERGVLEMVSVDGQVRERLSERQNGVDVHTPAWGPFLAPGQ; encoded by the coding sequence ATGCGCGCAGCTTTCCTGACATCCCTCGCTCTGGTGCTATTGGCCTTGCCCATGGTGGCGCCGCAGGCGACCCTCGAGATCGAGATCACCAGCGGCGTGAACGCCGCCGTGCCGGTGGCGGTGGTGCCGTTCGGCTTCGACGGGCAGGGCCAGCCGCCGGTGGACATGGCGGATGTGATCGGCGCAGACCTCACCCGTAGCGGCCGCTTCCGTGCCATCGACCCCAAGGACATGCTGTCCAAGCCGACCCAGGCCTCGGCCATCAACTTCGCCGACTGGCAGGTGATCAAGGTCAACAACCTGGTCATCGGCCGCATCAAGGCCGTGGGCGGCGGCTACTCGGTCGAGTACCAGGTGTTCAACGTCTACACCCATCAGCAGATCATGGGCTACAGCGTCGCCACCAGCGCCGCGCGCCTGCGCTACACCGCGCACTTCATCAGCGACTCCATCTATCAGAAGCTCACCGGCCAGCGCGGCGCCTTCACCACCCGCATCGCCTACGTGGAAGTGGGGGCGGGCGAACGCTATTCGCTGATCGTGGCGGACGCGGACGGCTATAACGCCCAGCCGGTGGTGCCGGACGCCCGCCAGCCGCTGATCTCGCCCACCTGGTCGCCGGACGGCAGCAGGATCGCCTACGTGTCCTTCGAGGACATCCAGCCCGCGATCTACCTGCAGACCCTCGCCACCGGCCAACGCACCCTCATCTCCAAGCAGACCGGCGTCAACAGCGCGCCGGCCTTCTCGCCGGATGGCAAGTCCCTGGCGCTGGTGCTATCCACCACCCCCGGCAACCTCGACGTCTACGTGATGGACCTCGCGACCCGCAAGATGAAGCGCATCACCACCTCGGACGCAGCCGACACTGAGCCCGCCTGGGCGCCGGATGGCAGCAACCTGTACTTCACCTCCGACCGCGGCGGCGGACCGCAGATCTACAAGGTGGGCGCCCAGGGCGGCGATGCCCAGCGCATCACCTTCGACGGCGGCTACAACGCCAACCCCCATGTCTCGCCGGACGGCAAGTCGCTGGTGATGGTGCACCGGGTCGAGGGCCACCTGCGCATCGCGGTCATGGACCTGGCGAGCGGCACCCTCCAGACCCTTACCGACGGCGACCTGGACAAGTCGCCGAGCTTCGCGCCCAACGGCAGCATGATCATCTTCGAGGCCGACTACAACGAGCGCGGCGTGCTCGAGATGGTCTCGGTGGACGGGCAGGTGCGCGAACGCCTGTCCGAGCGCCAGAACGGCGTGGACGTCCATACCCCCGCGTGGGGGCCTTTCCTGGCTCCGGGGCAGTGA
- the ybgC gene encoding tol-pal system-associated acyl-CoA thioesterase — protein MRVYYEDTDLGGVVYHANYLRFMERARTEWLRSLGFEQDMLKHHHSVQFVVVDAQLSFRKPARFNEELEVSVRVGRLGRASLLFHQEIHGPGGAGLCTGEIRVACIDSDTFKPRPLPREILRELAG, from the coding sequence GTGCGGGTCTATTATGAGGACACCGACCTCGGCGGCGTGGTATACCACGCCAACTACCTGCGCTTCATGGAGCGGGCGCGCACCGAATGGCTGCGTAGCCTGGGGTTCGAGCAGGACATGTTGAAGCACCATCACTCGGTGCAGTTCGTGGTGGTGGATGCGCAATTGAGCTTCCGTAAGCCGGCGCGGTTCAACGAGGAGCTCGAGGTCAGCGTGCGGGTCGGGCGCTTGGGGCGGGCCAGCCTGCTGTTCCACCAGGAGATACACGGGCCCGGCGGCGCCGGGCTCTGCACGGGCGAGATCAGGGTCGCCTGCATCGATTCGGACACCTTCAAGCCCAGGCCCCTGCCACGGGAGATCCTGAGGGAGTTAGCTGGATGA
- the ruvC gene encoding crossover junction endodeoxyribonuclease RuvC: MPRILGIDPGSISTGYGIIESEGQKLSYVACGNIRTGGGSFPERLEEIYFAVAGIVEQYSPDEVAVERAFVHKNADSALKLGQARAAAICGTLVRRVPLHEYTPRAVKLAVVGKGGAGKEQVQHMMRVLLGLKGELQADSADALAIAVCHAHSRGLKAELAALVRAGSRR, translated from the coding sequence GTGCCGCGCATCCTCGGCATCGATCCCGGCTCCATCTCGACCGGCTACGGCATCATCGAGAGCGAGGGGCAGAAGCTCAGCTACGTCGCCTGCGGCAACATCCGCACCGGCGGCGGCAGCTTCCCGGAACGGCTGGAGGAGATCTACTTCGCCGTGGCCGGGATCGTCGAGCAGTATTCCCCCGACGAGGTGGCGGTGGAGCGCGCCTTCGTGCACAAGAACGCGGACAGCGCCCTGAAGCTGGGCCAGGCCCGCGCCGCCGCCATCTGCGGCACGCTGGTGCGGCGCGTGCCGTTGCACGAATACACGCCACGCGCGGTGAAGCTCGCGGTGGTGGGCAAGGGCGGCGCTGGCAAGGAGCAGGTGCAGCACATGATGCGCGTCCTGCTCGGCCTCAAGGGCGAGCTGCAGGCGGACAGCGCCGATGCGCTCGCCATCGCCGTCTGCCACGCCCACAGCCGCGGCCTCAAGGCCGAGCTCGCCGCGCTGGTGCGCGCCGGGAGCCGGCGATGA
- a CDS encoding bifunctional (p)ppGpp synthetase/guanosine-3',5'-bis(diphosphate) 3'-pyrophosphohydrolase, which translates to MPSRSSPGNPTLPPLERSFGPAASDARAQGIGAILQALELDPVIVHAGMAVPLVETGLLDADSLDTHIGPDAARLAREVLALPGLDAVGGQEAPLSSVQAENLRKLLLAVIRDGRVMVIRLAERLHALREAKTLPAAEQRRLAAATRGIYAPLANRLGIWQLKWELEDLAFRYLEPQQYRDIASWLKERRSDREAYLAAASEELAARLAAAGIGAEVVGRPKHIYSIWRKMQRKGLSFEDMYDLNALRVLVDDVPACYAALGAVHGLWRHIAREFDDYIAAPKDNFYRSLHTAVLGPGGRALEIQIRTRDMHRHAEFGVASHWRYKEGVRYDPALETRIGWMRQLLAPGADEDFIERFRTELVEERVYVLTPRGDVFDLPRGATALDFAYYVHTDVGHRCRGARINGRMAPISQVLADGDQVDIQTARNGEPSRDWLNPQAGYLNTPRARDKLRAYFRQQDRGLNVSYGRDSLERELDRLALRDFRHDRLLKHFPFESLEDLFAALGAGDLSPAQIAGAIQRELAQERPPAPPRPTRVPRTRKPHGPAVVLPGVEGAVLVSLARCCHPVPGEAIRGYITQGHGITVHRMNCASLARLTVRAPQRLTDLRWGADSALGHPAELELEARDRRGLLNDVMALLADEQLRLITLDTHPDADAGMLRLRLTVSVPGLPQLSRLLQRLTQIPGVQRAARVAQGR; encoded by the coding sequence ATGCCTTCACGCTCCTCGCCCGGAAATCCCACACTGCCCCCGCTGGAGCGATCCTTCGGGCCGGCCGCGTCGGATGCGCGCGCGCAGGGCATAGGTGCGATCCTGCAGGCGCTGGAACTCGACCCCGTCATCGTGCACGCGGGCATGGCTGTGCCGCTGGTGGAGACGGGCCTGCTCGATGCCGACAGCCTGGATACGCACATCGGTCCCGACGCGGCGCGGCTCGCGCGCGAGGTGCTGGCCCTGCCCGGCCTGGATGCAGTGGGCGGGCAGGAAGCACCACTCTCCTCCGTCCAGGCGGAGAACCTGCGCAAGCTGCTCTTGGCGGTGATCCGCGACGGCCGGGTGATGGTGATCCGCCTGGCGGAGCGGCTGCACGCGCTACGGGAGGCCAAGACCCTGCCGGCGGCGGAGCAGCGGCGCCTGGCCGCCGCCACCCGCGGCATCTACGCGCCCCTCGCCAACCGCCTCGGCATCTGGCAGCTCAAGTGGGAGCTGGAGGACCTGGCGTTCCGCTACCTCGAGCCGCAGCAATACCGGGATATCGCCTCCTGGCTCAAGGAGCGGCGCAGCGACCGGGAGGCTTACCTCGCCGCCGCTTCGGAGGAGCTCGCCGCCCGGCTGGCCGCCGCCGGCATCGGCGCCGAGGTGGTGGGCCGGCCCAAGCACATCTACAGCATCTGGCGGAAGATGCAGCGCAAGGGCCTCTCCTTCGAGGACATGTACGACCTCAACGCGCTGCGCGTGCTGGTGGACGACGTGCCCGCCTGCTATGCCGCATTAGGCGCGGTGCACGGCCTGTGGCGCCACATCGCCCGGGAATTCGACGACTACATCGCCGCCCCCAAGGACAACTTCTACCGCTCGCTGCACACCGCGGTGCTGGGTCCGGGCGGGCGCGCCCTGGAGATCCAGATCCGCACCCGCGACATGCATCGCCATGCGGAATTCGGCGTGGCCTCCCACTGGCGCTACAAAGAGGGCGTGCGCTACGACCCGGCCCTGGAGACCCGCATCGGCTGGATGCGCCAACTGCTGGCGCCGGGGGCGGACGAGGACTTCATCGAGCGCTTCCGCACCGAACTCGTGGAGGAGCGGGTCTACGTGCTCACGCCGCGGGGCGACGTGTTCGACCTGCCAAGGGGCGCCACCGCCCTCGACTTCGCCTACTACGTGCACACCGACGTGGGCCACCGCTGCCGCGGTGCGCGCATCAACGGCCGCATGGCGCCCATCAGCCAGGTGCTGGCGGACGGCGACCAGGTGGACATCCAGACCGCCCGAAACGGCGAGCCGAGCCGCGACTGGCTCAACCCCCAGGCGGGGTACCTCAACACGCCGCGCGCCCGTGACAAGCTGCGCGCCTACTTCCGCCAACAGGACCGCGGCCTCAACGTCAGCTATGGACGCGACAGCCTGGAACGGGAGCTGGACCGGCTCGCACTGCGGGACTTCCGCCACGACCGGCTGCTGAAGCATTTCCCCTTCGAGAGCCTGGAAGACCTGTTCGCGGCGCTCGGCGCGGGAGACCTCTCCCCTGCCCAGATCGCCGGCGCGATCCAGCGCGAGCTCGCGCAGGAGCGCCCGCCGGCACCGCCGCGCCCGACGCGCGTGCCGCGCACGCGCAAGCCACACGGTCCCGCGGTGGTGCTGCCAGGCGTCGAGGGTGCGGTACTGGTGTCGCTGGCACGCTGCTGCCACCCGGTGCCGGGCGAGGCGATCCGCGGCTACATCACCCAGGGCCACGGCATCACCGTGCACCGCATGAACTGTGCGAGCCTGGCGCGCCTCACGGTGCGCGCGCCGCAGCGGCTCACGGACCTGCGTTGGGGCGCGGACAGCGCCCTGGGCCATCCGGCGGAACTGGAGCTGGAGGCACGTGACCGCCGCGGCCTGCTCAACGACGTGATGGCACTGCTGGCTGACGAGCAGCTCAGGCTCATCACGCTGGACACCCATCCCGACGCGGACGCAGGAATGTTACGCCTGCGACTCACCGTGAGCGTACCCGGACTGCCGCAGCTCTCGCGGCTCCTGCAGCGCCTCACGCAGATACCCGGCGTGCAACGCGCCGCGCGGGTAGC
- a CDS encoding cell envelope integrity protein TolA, whose amino-acid sequence MQIRSHRLRPWAYSLLLHAGLVLFMVLSFRWGNSVVPALSGQSPEAEPVKATVVDQHLIDQQLSMLKAEQQKKQQERQQLEQNITDLRQQQASAERQMNQQAADMKAQADRLAKLKAEDEKLSQQKKTRDSATRRAQLQAEIASEERARNSRLASLASQYVALIKQKVTNNWIRPPSTPDNLNCVVLVSQVQGGTVTDVNFGDCNGDDVVRESIRTAVYRASPLPAPPDPSLFDKNVKFIFDKKN is encoded by the coding sequence ATGCAGATTCGATCCCACCGCCTCAGACCCTGGGCCTACTCGCTGCTGCTGCACGCGGGCCTGGTGCTGTTCATGGTGCTCAGCTTCCGCTGGGGCAACTCGGTGGTGCCGGCGTTGAGCGGCCAGTCGCCTGAGGCCGAGCCGGTGAAGGCCACGGTGGTGGACCAGCACCTCATCGACCAGCAGCTCTCCATGCTCAAGGCCGAGCAGCAGAAGAAGCAGCAGGAGCGGCAGCAGCTGGAGCAGAACATCACGGACCTGCGTCAGCAGCAGGCCAGTGCCGAGCGGCAGATGAACCAGCAGGCGGCGGACATGAAGGCCCAGGCGGACAGGCTGGCCAAGCTCAAGGCCGAGGACGAGAAGCTGAGCCAGCAGAAGAAGACCCGGGACTCCGCGACCCGGCGGGCCCAGCTGCAGGCCGAGATCGCCAGCGAAGAACGGGCACGCAACTCGCGCTTGGCCTCCCTGGCCTCACAATATGTCGCCTTGATAAAGCAAAAAGTGACCAATAACTGGATTCGCCCCCCCAGCACCCCTGATAATCTCAATTGCGTGGTGCTGGTGAGCCAGGTCCAGGGCGGTACCGTCACCGACGTGAACTTCGGCGACTGTAACGGGGACGACGTGGTGCGGGAATCCATCCGCACTGCAGTCTACCGGGCATCGCCCCTCCCGGCACCGCCGGACCCCTCGCTGTTCGACAAGAACGTCAAGTTCATCTTCGATAAGAAAAACTGA
- the ruvA gene encoding Holliday junction branch migration protein RuvA, which translates to MIGLLRGTLLRKQPPHLLVDVHGVGYEVEAPMSTFYDLPEAGAEVTLYTHLTVREDAHVLFGFGSEAERRFFRSLIRVNGVGPKLALTILSGISADGFVRCVQENDTAALTRLPGIGKKTAERLVVEMRDRLDDIGGAAAAAGVSAHPRDEALSALVSLGYKPQEAAQMLRAIKEDGLSSEEFIRRALQGALRTG; encoded by the coding sequence ATGATCGGTCTCCTGCGCGGCACGCTCCTGCGCAAGCAGCCGCCGCACCTGCTCGTCGACGTGCACGGCGTCGGCTACGAGGTGGAGGCGCCCATGTCCACCTTCTACGACCTGCCGGAGGCGGGCGCCGAGGTCACGCTCTACACCCACCTCACGGTGCGCGAGGACGCGCACGTGCTATTCGGCTTCGGCAGCGAGGCGGAGCGGCGCTTCTTCCGCAGCCTGATCCGCGTCAACGGCGTCGGCCCCAAGCTCGCGCTCACCATCCTTTCCGGCATCAGCGCGGACGGCTTCGTGCGCTGCGTGCAGGAGAACGACACCGCCGCGCTGACGCGCCTGCCGGGCATCGGCAAGAAGACCGCCGAGCGGCTGGTGGTGGAGATGCGTGACCGGCTCGACGACATCGGCGGGGCCGCGGCCGCGGCCGGCGTCTCCGCCCACCCGCGCGACGAGGCCCTGAGCGCGCTGGTCTCGCTCGGCTACAAGCCGCAGGAGGCGGCGCAGATGCTGCGCGCCATCAAGGAAGACGGCCTGAGCAGCGAAGAGTTCATCCGCCGCGCGCTGCAGGGCGCGCTGCGCACCGGGTGA
- the tolQ gene encoding protein TolQ: MNGGESFLAIALHATLVVKLVLLLLIGASLASWAMIFRKHRMLKEARSRAEEFEKRFWSGGDLAGMYKEISGTGAESGMESLFEAGFAEFARLRKQIDAAAQVVEGARRAMRVAQIREVDRLEENLAFLATVGSTSPYIGLFGTVWGIMNAFHALGNVQHATISMVAPGISEALIATAMGLFAAIPAVIAYNRFANQVERLETRFDTFLEEFSTILQRHTGGRSTKAEA; encoded by the coding sequence ATGAACGGAGGAGAATCCTTCCTGGCGATAGCCTTGCACGCCACCCTGGTGGTGAAGCTGGTGCTCTTGCTGCTGATCGGCGCGTCGCTCGCGTCCTGGGCGATGATCTTCCGCAAGCACCGCATGCTCAAGGAGGCGCGCAGCAGGGCCGAGGAGTTCGAGAAGCGCTTCTGGTCCGGCGGTGACCTGGCCGGCATGTACAAGGAGATCAGCGGCACCGGCGCCGAGAGCGGCATGGAGAGCCTCTTCGAGGCCGGCTTCGCCGAGTTCGCGCGCCTGCGCAAGCAGATCGATGCGGCAGCCCAGGTGGTGGAGGGGGCGCGACGCGCCATGCGCGTGGCGCAGATCCGCGAGGTGGACCGGCTGGAGGAGAACCTGGCGTTCCTGGCCACGGTCGGCTCCACCAGCCCCTACATCGGCCTGTTCGGCACGGTGTGGGGCATCATGAACGCGTTCCACGCCCTCGGTAACGTGCAGCACGCCACCATCTCGATGGTGGCGCCGGGCATCTCCGAGGCGCTCATCGCCACCGCCATGGGCCTGTTCGCCGCCATCCCGGCGGTGATCGCCTACAACCGCTTCGCCAACCAGGTGGAGCGGCTGGAGACGCGCTTCGACACCTTCCTGGAGGAGTTCTCCACCATCCTGCAGCGCCATACGGGCGGGCGCAGCACGAAGGCCGAGGCATGA
- the pal gene encoding peptidoglycan-associated lipoprotein Pal, translating into MKMFRNALILAVLALSAVACSKNVKPTDAGAAAPAAATTVAPAPTTVNTAPQVSPLDDPNSPLAQRIVYFDFDKSDVKPEYLDTLTAHAKYLVANPSQKIRIEGYTDERGTVEYNIALGDRRAQAVRRFMLFQGVSADQITTVSYGEAHPSDSGHDETSWSKNRRAVIVYLR; encoded by the coding sequence ATGAAGATGTTCCGTAATGCCCTGATCCTCGCGGTCCTGGCGCTCAGCGCCGTGGCCTGCTCCAAGAACGTGAAGCCGACCGATGCCGGTGCCGCCGCCCCCGCGGCTGCGACCACCGTCGCCCCGGCTCCCACCACCGTCAACACCGCGCCCCAGGTCAGCCCGCTGGACGACCCGAACAGCCCGCTGGCGCAGCGCATCGTGTATTTCGACTTCGACAAGAGCGACGTGAAGCCGGAATACCTGGATACTCTCACGGCCCATGCCAAGTACCTGGTGGCCAACCCCAGCCAGAAGATCCGCATCGAGGGCTACACCGACGAGCGCGGCACCGTGGAGTACAACATCGCGCTGGGTGACCGCCGCGCCCAGGCCGTGCGCCGCTTCATGCTGTTCCAGGGCGTGAGCGCCGACCAGATCACCACCGTGAGCTACGGTGAGGCGCATCCCTCCGACTCCGGTCACGACGAGACCTCCTGGTCCAAGAACCGCCGCGCGGTCATCGTGTACCTGAGATGA
- a CDS encoding ExbD/TolR family protein, giving the protein MTRRHKRRMMGEINVVPYIDVMLVLLVIFMITAPLLSEGVKVDLPAANAKPLDLKSDETPVILTVDTAGQYYLNIGTPADKPIDASMVVARVTAVLKLNPSVHLIVRGDKNARYEQVLRGMVLLQAAGAPSVGLESDSDNAPVVQFNRK; this is encoded by the coding sequence ATGACACGCCGGCACAAGCGCCGCATGATGGGTGAGATCAACGTCGTGCCCTACATCGACGTCATGCTGGTGCTGCTCGTCATCTTCATGATCACCGCGCCGCTGCTCTCGGAGGGCGTCAAGGTGGACCTGCCGGCCGCCAACGCCAAGCCGCTCGACCTCAAGTCGGACGAGACGCCGGTGATCCTGACCGTGGACACCGCCGGCCAGTATTACCTCAACATCGGCACGCCTGCCGACAAACCCATCGATGCCAGCATGGTGGTGGCGCGGGTGACGGCGGTGCTCAAGCTGAACCCCAGCGTGCACCTCATCGTGCGCGGCGACAAGAACGCGCGCTACGAGCAGGTGCTGCGGGGCATGGTGCTGCTGCAGGCAGCCGGCGCCCCCAGCGTCGGGCTCGAGAGCGATTCCGACAACGCCCCGGTCGTGCAGTTCAACCGCAAGTAG